The sequence below is a genomic window from Cobetia sp. cqz5-12.
GTTACGCTTCGCTTCCTCGATCACGGCTTCCAGATCGCGCACGCCCCATAGTGGGTTGCGGCTCTTGAGCTGGATATCGAAGCCTTCGTTGCTGGGTGCCGTGTGCTGACCTTCTCGCTTGTAAGGGCCGTAGAGATACAGCACGCCGCCCACCGGGAGGAGTCGCCCTGCCCGTGCCATCAACTCGGAGGTGACCCGCCATGGTGAGATATGGATCAGATTGATCGCCACCAGCGCATCGCAAGCCACCTCAGGCCACTCGGCCTGCACATCCAGCGGGATCGGCGCCTTGAGGTTGGGCAAGGCGGCCTCGGCGCGCCAGTCCGCGATGGATTCCAGCGCACGCGGGCTGGCATCGCTGGGCTGCCACTCCAGATGGGGGAGCCCGTGGGCGAAATGTACCGCGTGCTCGCCGCTGCCACTGGCCAGTTCCAGCACCTGACGCCGCTGTGCCAGCACATCCCGCAGGACATCAAGAATCACGTCACGATTGCGGGCGACCGCTGGGCTCGCGAGACGCTGGCTGTGCGCCACCTCGACACCCTTCTGCGACGAGCGCGCCGCTTCGCCAGGCAAGTCATCGGGTAACTCGGGGGTGGCCATGCAGCACTCCTTTCAACAGGACAAATGACTCAGAACGAATCAGGTGGCTAGATCATAACAAAGCGCCGCGCCCTGAGGGGCGCGGCGCTTGAGCAAACAGTGATTGGGTCGGGCGATTTCGATCAGACCATCTCGTTTCGGCTTTCTCGTCTGGGCTATTTCGTTTCGGCTATCTGAAGCAGACCACAAAACGACTCTAGCGTGGGCGCGCCACCGTCGAACGCGCGCGCCAGAAATCCAGCACCCGCAGCGGGTCACCTACTTCATGGGCTTTATGTTGCGCGTTGTGCGCCATGGCACGCGTTGCGTCACGGTCGCCCAGCAGGCGCTCGAGGGCGGCTGTCCACTCTGTTGGATCATCCCCGACCAACAGGCCGTCGACGCCATCCTCGATCAGATCGGCATAGGGCGCCCGGCGACTGTAGATACCCACCCCGCCCATGCGGGTGATGTCGAGAAATCGCAGCCAGGAAGCAGCACGGTTATCGGAGTTTTCCATCAAGGGCGCCAAGCCGATGGCGATCCGACGCCGCGAGCAATAATCCTGAAAGGCCTCCCAACTGACGGCCTCCATCGTCTTGAGGCGGGAAATATCGCTGAGCGCCAGCGGCAGGTGGCGACCCATCATCAGTTCCACCTCACTGTCCGAATGCCGCGTCTGGATATCGCGAAGCACGGGGGCCAATGTGAGGATGTCCTCACGATGCGCCAGAGTGCCGTGAAAGCCGATGCACCAGTCGCTCTGCTCGAGATGATGCAGATCCGGCAGCTTGCCGGTCAGTGGCGGCGTCAACAGGCTGACTTTGGGACGCAGACTCGCCAGAGCGGCCTCCAGCTGCTCGCTGACCACGACGACCTCATCCGCCAGCGCGAACAAGCGCTGCTGCAACTGAGCCGCTTCAGACTCAGCGCCTGCTTCAGAGGTGGAGGTGCCCTGCTCCGCTGCCAAGGGCTCAGGCGAATACAGATGATCGACGAGGTAGCAGATACGACCGTGCTGCTCACGGTGTGCTTCCAGCATCTCGATCCATTCTCGCCCCAGGCTTCGCGCGATCAGCAGGCAGGCGCCGGTGAGGCGTGCCTGGGCAAGCTTGGGCGAGAACTTCCAGCGGCGGGTTTCAAAACGCTCGACACGTGTGCCTTCCTTGCGCAACGCGGCCATGGCAGGCAGAAAGAAGTAGATATCTTCCAGCGCCTGGGCTTCATCACTGAGTACGATCCAACGAGGAGTGGTCGGGAAGGCGGTCATGTCAGTCTCCTTTACTCGAGGCATTCATGGTCCCGGCACGTTCGGCGTTACCGCCAAACAAGCGCGAGCGAGAGCACACACTGACTCTGGGACGCTTACTTTGAGCTTAATGATTTCTGGGCATCACACCACTCAAATTTTGCTGGCATGTAGCGGATGTAATCAACGTGTTAACTGCGTTGGACGACAAATCGCCGCTGGCAGTGACGGATTGAAAGGCTCCAGACCCGGAAACGACAAGGCCCGCAGGGTTAGCTGCGGGCCTTGTGGGTTGGAGTCATCTCGCTGAAATCATCGCGAACGCCAGAAGTTCGTACACTTCCGTACAGCGCCAATATCTCGGGCTTTCTGCAATGCCCGCTTTGACATTATCTCGGTTGCCTGTCGATCTCCCAACAACCGTTCGAGTGCCGCCTGCCAGTCAGCAGGATCATCATCCACCAGCAAGCCATCGACGCCGTGCTCGACTATCTCGGTATAAGGTGCTCTGCGGCTGTAGATACCGACGCCACCCATTGCCGAGATATCGAGAAACTTGATCCATGACTTGCCGCGATTGAAGGGAGTCTCGAGCAACGGAGCCAGGCCGATCTGGATACACCGTGTTGCCTGATAATGCTGGAAGGCCTTCCACGGCAAAGCCTCTGGCGCTTCCAGCCGGTCAATGCCGGCAAGAGCATCCGGCACATGCCGTCCCATCATAATTTCGAGGCGTACCCGGGGATGCGACTCCATCACCGACGTGAGTGCGGGTGCCAGGTGTGCGATGTCATCACGATGCGCACGCGTACCGTGATAGCCGATGATCCAGTCAGGCTGAGTGAAATCGGCCGGCTTCGTTGCTGACGCCAGCATTGGCGGTGTCAGCAGCGAGACATTGGCGTGCTCTCGCCCAAGCTGCTCCACCAGCGCCTCACAACAGGCCACCACCTCATCCGCGAGCGCAAGCAACGCGGGCTGTCGCATCGCCAGACCGCTCAAACGCGCCACATAGGCGGCAGGCAAGCCATTGGTACGGGTCACGGCACCAAGATCATCGTCGATCAGATAGATGATACGCCCGAAACGTTCACGATGCCGTTCGAGCAGATGCACCCAGCGCTCACCCAGAGAGCGCACGATCAACAGATTGGCACCTGACAAGCGCCGTAAAGCCCATCGCGTCGGCAGGTGGTAGCGGCGTGTGTCGAAACGCTCGACGAAAGCCCCCTGCTGGCGAAGTGCTGGTGCAGCCGACTCAAGAAAGTAGATGTCCTCGGTGGGTCGAGCACCATCACTGAGAACGATCCACCGCACGCCTGCCAAGGATGAAGCTTCAGCCGACATCAGAACGGGTCCTGCGCACGCGAGGAGTCACGTGACACAACATGCCAGGACGACTCGACGCCGCGTGCTGCGGCACGCCTGTCATCCCTCGCACGCTCTGCCTTGAGAACACGGTACTGCAGGCGATTGAGCCATTCCCCCCCCAGCCCCGGCAACGGCAGGAAAGGCGTGGTGCGGCTCATCCCCCACAGCGCCAGACGCGAGCTGCCCGCCTCGGCGGGGCCACGCCCATGCATGCCGAAGGTATCGGCGATCAACAGCGTGTTGGCAGGCACCTTGAACAAGGTGGGGGGATTGAGCCCGAAGCGGGCCAATGCGCCCTCCTCGACCCGGAATGACCCACGCTGGGTATAACGATTGGCATGACCACGCGCCGTCAGGCTCATGTGATATTCCCAGTCCAGGCGCCCCTGGTTCAGCTGGGTGGACTGCGGCACGAACATGAAGGGCCCGTTGCGCTCGCTGACATCCTCCAGATACAGCCAGAACTTCATGGTCGGCTGGAAGGTATCCACGTGCAGCGACTTCTGCGGGTCGTCCTCATCACTCTCTCTGGCGCCATTGAAGACCTTCTCGAGATGCACGATGGGCAGACGACGGTGTCCTGCACAGAATCGCAACAAGCGCCTCAACCGCGTGTCCGACAGCACCTGCCGAGCTACCGGCAGCTCGCTCAGGGTCTCCGGGTCCAGCAGGACACGATGGGTGCGGGTATCACCCTGGCAGCATTCCCGCACCTCGCCAGGGCCGTGCTCATGCACGCGCTCAAGCTCCACCTTTAGTTGAGCGAATACTTCCGGCGACAGGAAATCCTGTTTGCACAGATACCCCTCACGCAGGTAAGCCTCACGCTCATCCCTGGGCACACCACGGCTGAGCATGGCCATTCGCCAGCGCATGACTCGAGACGCTGCCTTTACCCGCCAGACATGCAGTCCACGACGATTCAGTCCCTCATGACCGATGACAGGATTGGCGGCGAATGACTTGGCACCGGTAAACAGCGCAAGGCTCCATAGAGGAGCCTTCAGAAAGCGCAATGAACGAGACATGGCATTCCTTGTGAAACGGCAATTCTGAAAACAGGCAGACGCAAACTGTGAGACACCTCAACGCAGTGAGAAGTCTTCATGCACCAGCGTCAGATTAGGGTTATAGGCCGGATCATTGTCCAGCTGTTCCGCCCAGGTAGTGCGCATGTAGTCACACTCTGACAGCCAGCGAGCACGTTTCCTGGGTGTGTCATCCGCACCGCGTGAAATCGACTCGTGGTGATACAGCTCGGCATAGGGCGTCCAGAGATTGCGGTAGCCTGCCTCCCGCACCTTGAGACATAGATCCACATCATTGTACGCAACCGCCAGATGCTGCTCGTTGAGGCCATTGACCTCTTCGAAGACCGAGCGACGCAACAGCAGGCAGGCAGCAGTGACTGCAGACAGATTCTGGATCGATTTCAGCCGTCCCTGGAAGCCATCCTCCTCACGATGGAAGAAACGATGCGCATGACCGGCGATGCTGCCAAGTCCTAGAATCACCCCGGCGTGCTGGATCGTACCATTGGGATAATAGAGCTTGGCACCGACACAACCGATGTCCGGACGGCATACCTGCGACACCATTTCCGTCAGCCATTCGCCATTCATCGGCTCGATATCATTGTTGACCAGACCGATGATATCGCCGCGCGCCTCACGGGCGCCGAAATTGTTGATCGCAGAATAGTTGAACGGCGCATCCCAACGCAGCACGCGCACACGTTCATCGCGTCTGGCGACGTCACGCATGTACTCAAGTGTCCTCGGACAACAGCTCTGATTGTCGAGAATCAACAACTCGAAGTGTCGGTATTCTGTCTGCGCAAGGATGGCATCGACACAGGGCTTGAGTATCTCGACGCCATCCCGAGTGGGCACCAGCAAGGAGACCAGTGGCTGTGACTCCGGCAATCGCCATCGCACGCGCACATTTTCTCCGGTTCCGTCGTTGGCCTCCTTCAGCACCTTGCCAGGCTCGGCCACTGCCGTGACAGCATGACGGGTGAGATAGTCGCCGACACGTGCCAGATGCCGTGTCCCGGTATCCTCCGGGCAAGTCTTTGTCGGAAGAAGATGCCGCTCGGGCACATGAACGAGGACCTGAGGCACTCGCCATATCAGCGACTGGTGACTCATGCGGGTCGACGCGATCATCTCCAGCGCCAACAGATGGATGAGATCAGTGGTCGTAGCCGTCAGGATATCCTCTGTCTCGAGAAAGCCTCGACAGGCTTGCCACTGTTCACGGGACCACAGCCCCAGATGCCCGAGATACGGTGTGGAAAGCAGCAGATCCGGGTTCCAGCCAGGCTTGAAGTTCGGTGAGTGACGATGTCCGTCGCCATCGATGCGGTCTTCATCGCAATACAGAAAACCGGCCTGCGGTTTTTCCTTCATCAGCCGCGCAAAGCACGTCAGCGCATCAGCAGACAGGGTGGCGCCCGTCGTCATCAACCCGACCCAGTCACCCACTGCCGCTCTACTGATAGCCGCCAGCGGATCCGTGAAGCGTCCAGTGGCCTGCTCGGGCTCTGCCAGTAACGTGATACGCTCATCGCTCGCGCAGCAGGCAGCCAACCAATCGTGCTTCTTCAGGGCCGTATCCGAGGCAGATACCACCAGCTGCCAACGTCGGTGAGTCTGCGCGATCAGGCTTGTCAGGCTATCGCCGAAAGCTTCCCGGCCGATATCTTCATTGACGATCATCCCAAGGCTGAACACCATGCCGGAGGTGATCACCGGCGCGATATGATCGGCCACCTTCGCATTCACGAGGCCTTGCCCCAGTGATTCGACCATGTCGATCCACTGTTGGTAATTGTGCTTGGAGCAAAGACTGATAAAGGTACTGTCGTAATGGCGAAGCGCCACGACTGACCAGCGCTCCCCCGTCTGCTGCACTTCCTGTTTGATAGCCCGGGTGACCTGCTGCTTTGGCAAGCCGCGGAAATGTCGGTGCGCCGTGACCAATCGCTGGATCAGACGGTCTCGGGCAAAGGTGGGGGTCAACCAAACCAGTCTGAAATGCTTGAGCCGGAAAGTCCCTCGCCCGTTGATGGGGCACAGAGTAATACGCCGGACTCCGCGTGGGACACGCAGCATGCGACGGGTGATCTTTCCCGCGCGCAGCGGCAGCTCTACCGTGTGAATTCGCGTGTCAGTCTGGAAAGTGATGACCGCAGCGGCGCCCGTGATAGAGCGCTCCATGTCAATCTCGACCATGTTCCAGCCGGGTATCGGCTTTGGGCCTTCCCAGAAAAAGGCTGATGTGCTGGAGAGTGAGCGCCACTCCCCCTCTTCCAGAGGCTCAAGATCTCGATCAATACGCAGGTAACGAGGAACACGAATATGCAGGGGAAGCGAAAGAAAGGTCGGGGCTTTTGCAGTGGAGGATTGTAGCTGTGACCCCTCCAGAAATGATGGTATCGGCAAAGCTTTCTTCCATGACGGGTAAAAGGTGACGGCATGACTGCTGTCTGGTGATGACAAGGTAACACCTCACCCGGGGATACCGGGTGAGATATCAATCATCGCATGAAGCCTCGAGATGCGACGCTACTGAAAGGCGTTGTCTTCAGGCGCACTGCCCGAGGCATTGACCTGTTCCAGCACCGACTGCTTGTCGGCAATGCGTCGCCGAAGCTTCTTGATGCTTCCGCCGCCGGGACGAGTCTCCAGTGCCTTTTCCAGCAGTAACAGGGCATCGTCCAGCAGCCCCTGCTGCTCAAAATAGGCCCCCAGCTCTCTGAGGCGGTCAGCTTCCTTCATCTTGCTGCTGCCGATAATACCGCGAGCACGCGCGCTCAGGCCTGTCTGTGCGGCGGGTTCCTCGAAGTCGAGCCCCAACAGGTCCAGAAGCTTGAGAAAGGCATACCCCTGACGACCATTGCGATATTGGGTCACTGCCTCCTGCTTGATGGCTTCCAGCTCTTGCGGACACTGGGCCTCGAGATAGGCCAGCGGCCGGTAGGGATTTCTCTCCTCGGCAGAATGCGCGCTTCTGCGGGCCTGTGGAGGGAAAAGCACATCACGCTCC
It includes:
- a CDS encoding DUF938 domain-containing protein, which produces MATPELPDDLPGEAARSSQKGVEVAHSQRLASPAVARNRDVILDVLRDVLAQRRQVLELASGSGEHAVHFAHGLPHLEWQPSDASPRALESIADWRAEAALPNLKAPIPLDVQAEWPEVACDALVAINLIHISPWRVTSELMARAGRLLPVGGVLYLYGPYKREGQHTAPSNEGFDIQLKSRNPLWGVRDLEAVIEEAKRNGLTLDRVVEMPANNLSVVFRR
- a CDS encoding glycosyltransferase family protein; its protein translation is MTAFPTTPRWIVLSDEAQALEDIYFFLPAMAALRKEGTRVERFETRRWKFSPKLAQARLTGACLLIARSLGREWIEMLEAHREQHGRICYLVDHLYSPEPLAAEQGTSTSEAGAESEAAQLQQRLFALADEVVVVSEQLEAALASLRPKVSLLTPPLTGKLPDLHHLEQSDWCIGFHGTLAHREDILTLAPVLRDIQTRHSDSEVELMMGRHLPLALSDISRLKTMEAVSWEAFQDYCSRRRIAIGLAPLMENSDNRAASWLRFLDITRMGGVGIYSRRAPYADLIEDGVDGLLVGDDPTEWTAALERLLGDRDATRAMAHNAQHKAHEVGDPLRVLDFWRARSTVARPR
- a CDS encoding glycosyltransferase; amino-acid sequence: MSAEASSLAGVRWIVLSDGARPTEDIYFLESAAPALRQQGAFVERFDTRRYHLPTRWALRRLSGANLLIVRSLGERWVHLLERHRERFGRIIYLIDDDLGAVTRTNGLPAAYVARLSGLAMRQPALLALADEVVACCEALVEQLGREHANVSLLTPPMLASATKPADFTQPDWIIGYHGTRAHRDDIAHLAPALTSVMESHPRVRLEIMMGRHVPDALAGIDRLEAPEALPWKAFQHYQATRCIQIGLAPLLETPFNRGKSWIKFLDISAMGGVGIYSRRAPYTEIVEHGVDGLLVDDDPADWQAALERLLGDRQATEIMSKRALQKARDIGAVRKCTNFWRSR
- a CDS encoding phytanoyl-CoA dioxygenase family protein, with product MSRSLRFLKAPLWSLALFTGAKSFAANPVIGHEGLNRRGLHVWRVKAASRVMRWRMAMLSRGVPRDEREAYLREGYLCKQDFLSPEVFAQLKVELERVHEHGPGEVRECCQGDTRTHRVLLDPETLSELPVARQVLSDTRLRRLLRFCAGHRRLPIVHLEKVFNGARESDEDDPQKSLHVDTFQPTMKFWLYLEDVSERNGPFMFVPQSTQLNQGRLDWEYHMSLTARGHANRYTQRGSFRVEEGALARFGLNPPTLFKVPANTLLIADTFGMHGRGPAEAGSSRLALWGMSRTTPFLPLPGLGGEWLNRLQYRVLKAERARDDRRAAARGVESSWHVVSRDSSRAQDPF
- a CDS encoding glycosyltransferase family 2 protein, with the translated sequence MSSPDSSHAVTFYPSWKKALPIPSFLEGSQLQSSTAKAPTFLSLPLHIRVPRYLRIDRDLEPLEEGEWRSLSSTSAFFWEGPKPIPGWNMVEIDMERSITGAAAVITFQTDTRIHTVELPLRAGKITRRMLRVPRGVRRITLCPINGRGTFRLKHFRLVWLTPTFARDRLIQRLVTAHRHFRGLPKQQVTRAIKQEVQQTGERWSVVALRHYDSTFISLCSKHNYQQWIDMVESLGQGLVNAKVADHIAPVITSGMVFSLGMIVNEDIGREAFGDSLTSLIAQTHRRWQLVVSASDTALKKHDWLAACCASDERITLLAEPEQATGRFTDPLAAISRAAVGDWVGLMTTGATLSADALTCFARLMKEKPQAGFLYCDEDRIDGDGHRHSPNFKPGWNPDLLLSTPYLGHLGLWSREQWQACRGFLETEDILTATTTDLIHLLALEMIASTRMSHQSLIWRVPQVLVHVPERHLLPTKTCPEDTGTRHLARVGDYLTRHAVTAVAEPGKVLKEANDGTGENVRVRWRLPESQPLVSLLVPTRDGVEILKPCVDAILAQTEYRHFELLILDNQSCCPRTLEYMRDVARRDERVRVLRWDAPFNYSAINNFGAREARGDIIGLVNNDIEPMNGEWLTEMVSQVCRPDIGCVGAKLYYPNGTIQHAGVILGLGSIAGHAHRFFHREEDGFQGRLKSIQNLSAVTAACLLLRRSVFEEVNGLNEQHLAVAYNDVDLCLKVREAGYRNLWTPYAELYHHESISRGADDTPRKRARWLSECDYMRTTWAEQLDNDPAYNPNLTLVHEDFSLR